From the genome of Alicyclobacillus sp. SO9:
GGAAGCGCGCCTGTATCTGGAGACGCTCAAATCCATCATGCGTTACTGTGATATTTCCGACTGTAAGATGGAAGAAGGTTCCTTGCGCTGTGACGCCAATGTCTCTCTGCGCCCGGTTGGACAGGAGGAGTTCGGTGAGAAGACGGAACTCAAGAACATGAACTCGTTCCGCAATGTCCAGCGCGGCCTCGAATACGAAGTTGAGCGGCAGACAGAAGTGCTGACGGAAGGCGGCGAGGTATTTGCGGAAACCCGTCGTTTCGATGAAAGCAAGCAGCAGACGGTACTCATGCGGAGTAAGGAAGGAGCTCATGACTACCGGTATTTTCCCGAGCCCGATCTCGTTCGTGTCCACATCGACGACAACTGGATGAGCGCTGTCAAAGATTCGCTCCCCGAACTGCCGGCAGAAAAACGCCGCCGCTATGTGGAAGAGCTGAACTTGCCTGCTTATGATGCAGGTGTTCTGACATCTGAGCAGGAAATCGCGCAGTACTTTGAGCGGGTTGTGGGAGAAGGGACAGACGCCAAAGCCGCCAGCAACTGGGTCATGAGCGACTTGTTGGGGTATTTGAACTCCAATGATGTAGCCATTGAAGCGTCACCTGTTTCCGCGAAGCAGTTGTCAGAGTTGATTCAGACCGTTGATTCCGGAAAAATCTCATCCAAGCAGGCACGTGAGGTTTTTAAATTCATGTGCGAAACTGGAGACGATGCGGCAAAAATCATCAAGGACAAAGGGTATGAGCAAATCAGTGACGAAGGCGCCTTGATTCCAATTGTGGATGAAGTCATCGCGAATAATCCCAAGTCTGTTGAGGACTACAATAACGGGAAGAAGAAAGCCATTGGAGCGTTGGTTGGACAAATCATGAAGGCCACCAAAGGCAAGGCCAACCCGCAGATGGTCAATGAACTGATTTTGGAGCGGCT
Proteins encoded in this window:
- the gatB gene encoding Asp-tRNA(Asn)/Glu-tRNA(Gln) amidotransferase subunit GatB, translated to MAYETVIGLEVHVELNTQTKIFCGCKTSFGDPPNTNVCPICMGHPGTLPVLNEQAVELAIRAATALNCKINQDCKFDRKNYFYPDLPKGYQISQYDEPVGEHGFIEIDVNGETKRIGITRVHLEEDAGKSMHAEDGTHTLVDYNRTGVPLIEIVSEPDIRSPEEARLYLETLKSIMRYCDISDCKMEEGSLRCDANVSLRPVGQEEFGEKTELKNMNSFRNVQRGLEYEVERQTEVLTEGGEVFAETRRFDESKQQTVLMRSKEGAHDYRYFPEPDLVRVHIDDNWMSAVKDSLPELPAEKRRRYVEELNLPAYDAGVLTSEQEIAQYFERVVGEGTDAKAASNWVMSDLLGYLNSNDVAIEASPVSAKQLSELIQTVDSGKISSKQAREVFKFMCETGDDAAKIIKDKGYEQISDEGALIPIVDEVIANNPKSVEDYNNGKKKAIGALVGQIMKATKGKANPQMVNELILERLDNQ